CGAATTGACCTATGGAGTGGTGTATGGGGTTCCGCAGGTGACGCCGTTTATCCCACCCATGCGTGTGATGCAGCCGATTGTCAGGAAGGCCACCCCGGAAGATGCGGTGACCATCGATCGGTATGAGCGGCTGGCATCTGAAGGAATGAGGGCCTGCCGGGAGCAGGCGGCAGCACTTGGGCTCAGGATGAAGCTGGTCGAGGTGTTCTGCTCCTTTCATCGACGGCAGATGACCTTCGTCTATACCGCCGATGATCGCATCGACTTTCGCGAACTGGTTCGCGTGCTCGCGCGTCGGTTCGGAGGACGCATCGAAATGCGCCAGGTGGGAGTGCGTGACGAAGCGAGCCGATTGGGTGGAATTGATACCTGCGGCCTCGTGCTGTGTTGTGCGGCATTTCTGACAGAGGTCAAGCCGGTGACTGTGAAACAGGCCCGAGTCTTGGGGCTTCCGGTCGACGATCCCAAATTGCTGGGCGTGTGTGGCCGCCTCAAGTGTTGCCTGTTATTTGAGGCTATGGAGAGTCAGCCCATCCCGGCCTCGTCAAAGTGGTCCACCCTCATTAATCCTTCCCGTTCCCGTCTGGCTTCGTCCTAGTCTATAGGCCTCCACTCCGGTGTCTCGCACCGGTTCAAAAACCGGAACTCTGATTGTTCCGTGGTTTGCGCTCGGACCCCCTCGTGCTTTTCCCTCGAAAGAGTATAATCACTATGAGGTGCTGAATGCCTCAGGTACTTGTGCTCGGGGCCGGGAAGATCGGGTCGTTGGTTGCGGCGCTGTTGGCGACCAAGGGGGAGTATCATGTTCACCTGGCCGATCTCACTCTCGATGCCCCTAAGCGACTGATCGAAGAATTGTCTCTGTCCACGGTCACGCCGTGTGCGGTGGACGTGCGTCGTCCAGACTCGCTTGAAGACTATGTGACCTCCCATCGGTTTGATGCCGTTCTCTCCGGGCTGCCCTATTTTCATAATCCAGCGGTCGCCGAACTCGCACGGACCCATCACCTGCACTATTTTGACCTAACTGAGGACGTGGCCGTAACTGAGCGTGTGAAGCTGATCAGCGAAGGGGCTGATCGGGCCTTCATTCCTCAATGCGGCTTGGCACCAGGGTTTATCAGTATCGTCACCAACGATCTGATCGGCCACTTCGATTCCATTGACCATGTGAAGATGCGTGTCGGTGCGCTGCCGGTCCATCCGAGCAATGCGTTGAAGTATTCCCTCACATGGTCCACCGACGGGCTCCTCAATGAGTATGGGAACGCTTGTGTCGGAATCGAGGGGGGGCAGGAGGTCCGTCTGCAACCCCTGGAAGGGTACGAGACGATTGAATTGGATGGTCTGCTCTACGAGGCGTTCAATACGTCCGGTGGGTTGGGGACGTTAGCGGATACCTATCGTGGACGGGTCCGCACCATGAACTATAAGACATTGCGGTACCCTGGCCATTGCGAAAAAATTCAATTCCTCATGAACGATCTAAAATTGAATGAAGATCGGGACACACTGAAACGGATTCTGGAACGAGCGATTCCGCAGACACATCAAGATGTCGTCTTGATGTACGCCTCCGTGACGGGGACTCGGCAGGGCGAGCTCTTTGAAGAAACCTACGTCAAGAAGGTCTATCCGCGGACCATGATGGGACGTCTGTGGTCTGCGATTCAGGTGACCACAGCCTCGTCATTGTGCTGTGTGGTTGATCTTGTCATGGCCAGTTCACCGGACTATCGCGGCTTTGTTAGACAGGAAGACTTCCTCCTGCAGGATGTGTTGGACAATCGCTTCGGAGACTGCTTTCGCTCCTAGTAGATCATGACAACGGCGGAACTTTTCACGTCATTGGGCTTATCGCAGGAACAGCCGGGAGGCTGTTTCTCCTCCACCGCATGGACCAGTGCGGCGGGGGCGGGATTTGTGGAGTCTCGGAATCCGTCGAATGGCGCGGTGTTGGGTCGTGTCTGCGCGTGTTCCGATGCAGACTACACCATACTCGTCGACGGCGTGTGCCAACGGCAGCTCTCCTGGCGGCAGGTGCCGGCTCCCAAGCGAGGCGAGGTGATTCGATTGATTGGGCAGGCGTTGAGGGAGCACAAAGACGCTCTGGGGACGCTGGTGTCGCTGGAAGTGGGCAAGATCAAAGCCGAGGGTGACGGTGAAGTGCAGGAGATGATCGACATGGCGGACTTTGCCGTGGGGCTCTCCCGCATGTTGTATGGGCAGACCATGCAATCGGAACGCCCTCGACATCGGATGTACGAACAATGGCATCCCTTGGGGGTCGTGGGGGTGATTACCGCGTTCAATTTTCCCGTTGCCGTCTGGGCCTGGAACGCATTCATCGCCGCCGTGGCCGGCAACACGGTACTGTGGAAACCCTCGCCGAAAGCGCCGCTCTGTGCTCTGGCCGTGCACCATCTCTGCAACCGTGTGCTGGATGATGCCGGGCATCCCGGCGTCTTCGCGCTGCTCATCACGGATCGGAACGCCCTCGCAGATCGGATGGTTCGTGACGAGCGACTTCCCCTGATCTCATTTACCGGGTCTGTACCGGTGGGACGGCATGTGGCGGAAGTGGTCGGACATCGCCTGGGCCGCAGTCTGTTGGAATTGAGTGGGAACAATGCCGTGATTGTGGATGAGACGGCAGATCTAGAATTAGCCACCC
The sequence above is drawn from the Nitrospira defluvii genome and encodes:
- the amaB gene encoding L-piperidine-6-carboxylate dehydrogenase, which produces MTTAELFTSLGLSQEQPGGCFSSTAWTSAAGAGFVESRNPSNGAVLGRVCACSDADYTILVDGVCQRQLSWRQVPAPKRGEVIRLIGQALREHKDALGTLVSLEVGKIKAEGDGEVQEMIDMADFAVGLSRMLYGQTMQSERPRHRMYEQWHPLGVVGVITAFNFPVAVWAWNAFIAAVAGNTVLWKPSPKAPLCALAVHHLCNRVLDDAGHPGVFALLITDRNALADRMVRDERLPLISFTGSVPVGRHVAEVVGHRLGRSLLELSGNNAVIVDETADLELATRAIVFGAVGTAGQRCTSTRRVIVHESQYEQLVSRLRFAYAQVTIGDPLMPDVLMGPLIDGHAVARYQAALDAVIQAGGEILYGGHVLPGPGHFVQPTIVRAQHDWDIVQQETFAPILYVMTFQTLDEAIHMQNAVPQGLSSALFTQHLRQSETFLSAMGSDCGIANINIGTSGAEIGGAFGGEKATGGGREAGSDAWKAYMRRQTTTINWGTELPLAQGVRFGRAEGGDDGAIH
- a CDS encoding saccharopine dehydrogenase family protein; the protein is MPQVLVLGAGKIGSLVAALLATKGEYHVHLADLTLDAPKRLIEELSLSTVTPCAVDVRRPDSLEDYVTSHRFDAVLSGLPYFHNPAVAELARTHHLHYFDLTEDVAVTERVKLISEGADRAFIPQCGLAPGFISIVTNDLIGHFDSIDHVKMRVGALPVHPSNALKYSLTWSTDGLLNEYGNACVGIEGGQEVRLQPLEGYETIELDGLLYEAFNTSGGLGTLADTYRGRVRTMNYKTLRYPGHCEKIQFLMNDLKLNEDRDTLKRILERAIPQTHQDVVLMYASVTGTRQGELFEETYVKKVYPRTMMGRLWSAIQVTTASSLCCVVDLVMASSPDYRGFVRQEDFLLQDVLDNRFGDCFRS
- a CDS encoding PSP1 domain-containing protein, whose translation is MVYHPAMVDKLLAQELATPYPSVVRIVGVKIRDRGEVKKFDAGEAALAFGDRVLLDVSGELTYGVVYGVPQVTPFIPPMRVMQPIVRKATPEDAVTIDRYERLASEGMRACREQAAALGLRMKLVEVFCSFHRRQMTFVYTADDRIDFRELVRVLARRFGGRIEMRQVGVRDEASRLGGIDTCGLVLCCAAFLTEVKPVTVKQARVLGLPVDDPKLLGVCGRLKCCLLFEAMESQPIPASSKWSTLINPSRSRLASS